From Paenibacillus sp. PK3_47, the proteins below share one genomic window:
- a CDS encoding serine hydrolase, which produces MNLTSLTASLAPLHLRSCLISRQGRLVYEHYRNEHTPDELAKINSCTKSVLSSLICIAMDQGVLPGPDTCITEFFPQLRNDPDPRKSEITLHHLLTLTAGFNWTEFGGQKSFPRMTRTENWIQFVLEQPLSEPPGTRMEYNSGASQLLSAILVQASGIRTARFAEQYLFGPLGIQEYEWEADPRGIHTGGFGLKLRPADLMKLGQLYLQQGEWNGHQLISRELVKASTETAIQVEAPRRGGYAWHWWTDTFQESGDKSPAPVLEYFNARGYGGQFVYVLPALETVVVLTQDKFGKSKPSTDVFREHIAPVLAGQVR; this is translated from the coding sequence ATGAATCTTACATCTTTAACAGCAAGTCTCGCACCGCTTCATCTGCGAAGCTGTCTGATCAGCCGGCAGGGCCGGCTGGTCTATGAACACTACAGAAATGAACATACGCCGGATGAACTGGCCAAAATCAATTCGTGCACCAAAAGCGTCCTGTCCTCCCTCATCTGTATCGCCATGGATCAGGGTGTGCTTCCCGGACCGGACACCTGTATCACTGAATTTTTTCCGCAGCTGCGTAATGATCCGGATCCCCGTAAGTCTGAAATTACGCTGCACCATCTGCTGACGCTGACAGCAGGCTTTAACTGGACAGAGTTCGGCGGGCAGAAGTCTTTTCCCCGGATGACCCGGACGGAGAACTGGATACAGTTTGTGCTGGAACAGCCTTTGTCCGAGCCTCCCGGAACACGTATGGAATACAACTCCGGCGCCTCCCAGCTTCTGTCTGCTATTCTGGTCCAGGCCTCCGGGATACGTACTGCAAGGTTCGCTGAGCAATATTTGTTCGGACCGCTTGGCATTCAGGAATATGAGTGGGAAGCTGATCCCAGGGGAATTCATACAGGCGGGTTCGGGCTCAAGCTGCGTCCGGCTGACCTGATGAAGCTGGGACAGCTATATTTGCAGCAGGGGGAATGGAACGGACATCAGCTGATCTCCCGGGAATTAGTCAAAGCTTCAACGGAAACCGCCATTCAGGTGGAAGCGCCCCGCCGCGGCGGATATGCCTGGCACTGGTGGACTGACACTTTCCAGGAGTCTGGAGATAAATCGCCTGCTCCGGTTCTGGAGTATTTTAATGCACGGGGCTATGGCGGGCAATTTGTATATGTGCTGCCTGCACTGGAGACGGTTGTGGTCCTCACCCAGGACAAGTTTGGCAAAAGCAAACCTTCTACGGATGTCTTCCGGGAGCATATTGCACCTGTGCTGGCAGGACAAGTGCGGTAG